One region of Pedosphaera parvula Ellin514 genomic DNA includes:
- a CDS encoding N-acetylmuramoyl-L-alanine amidase, protein MKTSSLKLMLGIGALTTATAALAQPDYGPAIWHQAYAGHWYTSGHGHQFLVIHDMEGYYLSTISYIQGGGGPEKVSINYCVNGIKDNSSDSPAGEITQMVREANYAWHVGCWNTWMAGTEHEGFANNPAWYSEAMYQASAGLQRHMASAYGIPIDRNHIIAHGEWQNASWKTWMAANYPSIDTTCNSHTDPGIYWDWTHFMDLVSSTTNSHVNPALGINSDGRQEIFVVNKSGALTHSYQTTINGTWSGFVSLGGSYAQNCQPKVLRNNDGRLEVFAINSSGQLSHASEQTAGSSTSWSAFSTFSSSLTQQVKVGGGVNADGTLAVFVVGTDSTLYEMHQTTPGGSWSSWTGLSGTWSEDCDIANGNDLDGRQEVLLIDKTGHVNTFYQTAVNGSFSSSSASLGGTFAQNARMSMARNSDGRLEAFVIGSGGALYHAYQTAANGSWSSWTSLGGTGEADTQPVARANQNGSLEVIIVGSTGGVFHNHQTGTSTWAGWVSIGGTFAKNVRPALGINQDGRLEAYLVGSGSDMLRNAETSANSTTWASWTSIGGSFN, encoded by the coding sequence ATGAAAACCTCATCTTTGAAATTGATGCTTGGGATTGGAGCCTTGACCACGGCCACTGCAGCACTGGCACAGCCTGATTATGGCCCCGCCATTTGGCATCAGGCATATGCCGGTCACTGGTACACCTCGGGCCACGGCCACCAGTTTTTAGTCATTCATGACATGGAAGGTTATTATCTTTCCACCATTTCATACATCCAGGGCGGTGGCGGCCCGGAAAAAGTGAGTATCAATTATTGCGTCAACGGAATAAAAGACAACTCATCAGACTCGCCTGCCGGTGAGATCACCCAAATGGTTCGTGAAGCCAATTATGCCTGGCACGTCGGCTGTTGGAATACCTGGATGGCGGGCACCGAGCACGAAGGTTTCGCCAACAATCCTGCCTGGTATAGCGAGGCGATGTATCAAGCCTCCGCCGGACTGCAGCGTCATATGGCCAGTGCTTATGGAATCCCCATTGATCGCAACCATATTATTGCACACGGCGAATGGCAGAATGCCAGTTGGAAAACCTGGATGGCTGCCAACTATCCCTCGATTGATACCACGTGCAACTCCCACACGGATCCCGGCATTTACTGGGATTGGACCCATTTCATGGATCTGGTCAGCAGCACCACCAACTCGCATGTGAATCCAGCTCTTGGGATCAACTCGGATGGTCGCCAGGAAATTTTTGTCGTCAACAAATCTGGCGCACTGACACATAGCTACCAAACCACAATCAACGGAACCTGGTCGGGTTTCGTCAGTTTGGGCGGCAGCTACGCACAAAACTGCCAGCCCAAGGTATTGCGGAATAATGACGGCAGGCTTGAAGTCTTCGCCATCAATAGCAGTGGCCAGTTGAGTCACGCCTCCGAACAAACTGCTGGCAGCAGCACCAGTTGGAGTGCCTTCTCCACCTTCAGCAGCTCATTGACTCAGCAAGTCAAGGTGGGCGGCGGCGTCAACGCCGATGGCACTCTGGCCGTCTTTGTGGTCGGCACGGATAGCACTCTCTACGAGATGCACCAGACCACCCCGGGCGGCAGTTGGAGCAGTTGGACGGGTCTGAGCGGCACGTGGTCGGAAGATTGTGATATCGCCAACGGCAATGACCTCGATGGTCGCCAGGAAGTGCTCCTGATCGACAAGACGGGCCATGTGAATACGTTTTATCAAACTGCGGTCAATGGCAGTTTCTCCAGCTCCAGTGCCAGCTTGGGCGGCACTTTTGCCCAGAACGCCCGCATGTCCATGGCCCGCAATTCCGATGGTCGACTGGAAGCCTTTGTTATTGGCAGTGGTGGCGCGCTCTACCATGCCTACCAAACCGCTGCTAATGGCAGTTGGTCCAGTTGGACGAGTCTCGGTGGCACCGGCGAAGCTGATACCCAACCTGTTGCCCGAGCCAATCAGAACGGTTCGTTGGAAGTAATCATCGTGGGCAGCACGGGCGGCGTCTTCCACAATCACCAAACCGGCACCAGCACCTGGGCGGGCTGGGTGAGCATCGGTGGCACTTTCGCTAAAAATGTTCGTCCCGCCTTGGGAATAAACCAGGATGGCCGCCTCGAAGCCTATTTGGTTGGCTCGGGAAGCGATATGTTGCGCAATGCCGAGACCTCAGCCAACAGCACCACATGGGCCTCCTGGACCAGCATCGGCGGCAGTTTCAATTAG
- a CDS encoding ester cyclase, whose product MDLSEVNKQVVANYAEAFNAGDYDALQRIFAPDAVIQGVLGKGDLGKGGLATVIPIWKDLRSAFGIVLTVESMIAEGEYVAVRYLERGKFVGPFRGNQPTGKSYELGAMERFIVRDGKIQQRWGARDSAAQARQIGLPLSWD is encoded by the coding sequence ATGGATCTATCAGAAGTAAACAAACAGGTTGTTGCGAACTATGCCGAGGCTTTCAACGCGGGCGATTACGACGCCCTGCAAAGAATATTCGCTCCTGACGCCGTGATTCAAGGCGTTCTGGGAAAAGGCGATCTGGGAAAAGGCGGTCTGGCTACCGTCATCCCTATTTGGAAGGACCTGCGGTCAGCTTTTGGGATAGTCCTGACCGTGGAATCAATGATCGCCGAGGGTGAATACGTTGCGGTGCGTTACCTCGAGCGTGGAAAATTTGTAGGTCCATTTCGCGGAAATCAACCGACCGGCAAATCCTATGAATTGGGCGCAATGGAACGGTTTATCGTTCGCGACGGCAAAATCCAGCAACGCTGGGGCGCCAGAGATTCGGCAGCGCAGGCACGCCAAATCGGTCTGCCACTTTCATGGGACTGA
- a CDS encoding group I truncated hemoglobin produces MKNTLYPITIWGRCSSLGMILAALATMFGCHSTPEKQNTSFFTSGSREADQRASQRMARDEQITGSGEGAGEKKVKKAEKKEDASTGATTNKAAQAEGKLALFDRLGGEKGITAIVEDATPRILQDPRVNFVRNDVKRGGFSFHRDQAVTWQATSENITMLKKHLVQFISLASGGPSKYEGKGMKSVHAGMNISNPEFDAAVGDIKASLDKLQIPNTEQKELLAIVESTRPEIVTVR; encoded by the coding sequence ATGAAAAATACGTTGTATCCAATTACGATTTGGGGACGGTGCTCATCATTGGGAATGATTCTCGCCGCCCTTGCCACGATGTTTGGTTGTCATAGCACCCCTGAGAAACAGAACACCTCCTTCTTCACCTCCGGCAGTCGTGAGGCAGATCAGCGCGCCAGCCAACGAATGGCCAGAGATGAACAGATCACCGGTTCCGGTGAAGGCGCTGGGGAAAAGAAAGTCAAAAAGGCGGAGAAGAAAGAAGATGCTTCGACTGGTGCCACCACCAACAAGGCCGCGCAAGCAGAGGGAAAGCTGGCCCTCTTTGACCGCCTCGGTGGCGAGAAAGGAATCACCGCCATCGTGGAGGATGCGACGCCTCGCATACTGCAGGATCCCCGTGTGAACTTTGTGCGTAACGATGTCAAACGCGGGGGATTTTCGTTTCATCGCGATCAGGCTGTCACTTGGCAGGCCACGTCGGAGAACATTACCATGCTCAAGAAACATCTCGTTCAATTCATCTCGCTCGCGTCCGGAGGACCGTCGAAATATGAAGGCAAAGGCATGAAATCGGTCCATGCTGGCATGAATATCTCCAACCCCGAATTCGATGCAGCAGTCGGGGACATTAAGGCCTCGCTCGACAAGTTGCAGATTCCCAATACGGAGCAGAAGGAACTTCTCGCCATCGTAGAAAGCACCCGCCCGGAAATCGTCACGGTCAGATAG